In Salvelinus sp. IW2-2015 linkage group LG23, ASM291031v2, whole genome shotgun sequence, a genomic segment contains:
- the LOC111950179 gene encoding tapasin-related protein isoform X2 encodes MSVSYSSALHLAMLLSLHSGLQNLTTLSNPTAVILHKGNSVTIHCTHNLPNDIEIFTVTIKGTEVLCFSQFNRQEWLVSKTCKESIQINWNNETREIFFSLMKLQINDSGLYSCEVKRAAPPPAQVFSKNITICVTAPPAVSVSDVKEPGSGLPMLLCSSQGFYPKTIEQVWFRDGQLLNTRLSDRQREDNTDGSITVHSYLPLSSGPSKAGLYLCWVNHSSLSHPITVNHTVMSNGFPVSWLYIVVSIGVVLILVVLIVMIFKCTQFKPVHTVSSVTENIIYSTLGDHHPITLSTAIPT; translated from the exons ATGTCGGTGTCCTACTCTTCTGCTCTGCATTTGGCAATGCTTCTGAGTCTCCACTCAG GTTTACAGAACCTAACTACACTGTCAAATCCAACAGCAGTCATACTACACAAAGGAAATTCAGTGACGATCCACTGCACCCACAATTTACCCAATGACATTGAAATATTTACAGTAACTATAAAAGGAACAGAGGTGCTGTGCTTTTCTCAGTTTAACAGACAAGAGTGGCTGGTGTCAAAGACATGTAAAGAAAGCATACAAATTAATTGGAATAATGAGACCAGAGAAATCTTCTTTTCACTGATGAAGCTACAGATAAATGATTCTGGACTTTACTCTTGTGAAGTGAAAAGAGCTGCACCTCCACCTGCACAAGTTTTCTCAAAAAACATAACTATTTGTGTAACAG CCCCTCCTGCAGTGTCTGTGTCTGACGTAAAGGAGCCCGGTAGTGGACTTCCCATGTTGCTGTGCTCCTCTCAGGGGTTTTACCCAAAGACCATAGAGCAGGTGTGGTTTAGAGATGGTCAGCTCCTCAACACCAGACTTTcagataggcagagagaggacaacacAGATGGTTCCATCACCGTCCACTCCTACCTGCCTCTGTCCTCAGGACCCAGCAAGGCTGGCCTCTATCTCTGCTGGGTCAACCACTCTTCCCTCAGCCACCCCATCACTGTCAATCACACAGTCATGTCCAATG GTTTCCCAGTGAGTTGGCTATATATTGTGGTCAGCATTGGAGTAGTCTTGATTCTAGTGGTCCTTATCGTCATGATCTTCAAGTGTACACAGTTCA AACCTGTCCACACTGTCTCCTCCGTGACTGAGAACATCATCTACTCAACACTGGGAGACCATCATCCAATCACTCTCTCCACTGCTATACCAACATAG
- the LOC111950361 gene encoding TIP41-like protein, with product MLANLSAMMTHGFKSSKQDFIFGPWKVTAAKTHIMKSKDIERLGEEMHMPSLPEMLFGDNVLRIQHTDGYGIEFNAIDALKRVNNMQDSVKVACAQEWQESRADSEHSKEAVKHYDWTYTTDYRGTLLGEDQQMRATETLERIDMEKLKAREQIMFFDDVLLFEDELHDHGVSMISVKIRVMPTSFFLLLRFFLRVDGVLIRINDTRLYHETGKNYMIREFSTRESKISELKNVPAALYTDPNEIAQHLTLKLTECEKLEFPETGPHPGDTEAPQ from the exons ATGTTGGCCAATTTGTCAGCCATGATGACCCATGGGTTTAAGAGCAGTAAGCAAGACTTCATATTTGGACCATGGAAAGTGACTGCAGCAAAAACCCACATTATGAAGTCTAAGGACATTGAACG GTTAGGGGAGGAGATGCACATGCCCTCACTCCCAGAGATGCTGTTTGGGGACAACGTTCTACGCATTCAGCACACAGACGGCTATGGCATTGAGTTTAATGCCATCGATGCCCTTAAGAGGGTCAACAACATGCAGGACTCTGTGAAAGTGGCCTGTGCACAGGAATGGCAAGAGAGCAG GGCCGATTCTGAACACTCCAAAGAGGCTGTGAAACACTATGACTGGACATATACCACAGACTACAGAGGCACTTTGTTAGGAGAGGACCAGCAGATGAGG GCGACAGAAACGTTGGAGCGCATCGACATGGAGAAGCTGAAGGCGCGAGAACAAATCATGTTCTTCGATGACGTGCTGCTGTTTGAGGACGAGCTTCACGACCACGGCGTGTCCATGATCAGCGTCAAAATA AGAGTGATGCCCACCAGTTTCTTCCTGCTTCTGCGGTTCTTCCTGCGAGTGGATGGAGTTCTGATCCGGATAAATGACACGCGGCTCTATCACGAG ACTGGAAAGAATTACATGATCAGAGAGTTTAGCACTCGGGAAAGCAAAATTTCAGAATTGAAG AACGTCCCTGCTGCTCTGTATACTGACCCCAACGAGATCGCCCAGCACTTAACTCTGAAGCTGACCGAGTGCGAGAAGTTGGAGTTCCCTGAGACAGGCCCCCATCCAGGGGACACAGAGGCCCCCCAGTGA
- the LOC111950179 gene encoding tapasin-related protein isoform X1, whose product MSVSYSSALHLAMLLSLHSGLQNLTTLSNPTAVILHKGNSVTIHCTHNLPNDIEIFTVTIKGTEVLCFSQFNRQEWLVSKTCKESIQINWNNETREIFFSLMKLQINDSGLYSCEVKRAAPPPAQVFSKNITICVTAPPAVSVSDVKEPGSGLPMLLCSSQGFYPKTIEQVWFRDGQLLNTRLSDRQREDNTDGSITVHSYLPLSSGPSKAGLYLCWVNHSSLSHPITVNHTVMSNGFPVSWLYIVVSIGVVLILVVLIVMIFKCTQFKRVKHLFPLGTSQEPVHTVSSVTENIIYSTLGDHHPITLSTAIPT is encoded by the exons ATGTCGGTGTCCTACTCTTCTGCTCTGCATTTGGCAATGCTTCTGAGTCTCCACTCAG GTTTACAGAACCTAACTACACTGTCAAATCCAACAGCAGTCATACTACACAAAGGAAATTCAGTGACGATCCACTGCACCCACAATTTACCCAATGACATTGAAATATTTACAGTAACTATAAAAGGAACAGAGGTGCTGTGCTTTTCTCAGTTTAACAGACAAGAGTGGCTGGTGTCAAAGACATGTAAAGAAAGCATACAAATTAATTGGAATAATGAGACCAGAGAAATCTTCTTTTCACTGATGAAGCTACAGATAAATGATTCTGGACTTTACTCTTGTGAAGTGAAAAGAGCTGCACCTCCACCTGCACAAGTTTTCTCAAAAAACATAACTATTTGTGTAACAG CCCCTCCTGCAGTGTCTGTGTCTGACGTAAAGGAGCCCGGTAGTGGACTTCCCATGTTGCTGTGCTCCTCTCAGGGGTTTTACCCAAAGACCATAGAGCAGGTGTGGTTTAGAGATGGTCAGCTCCTCAACACCAGACTTTcagataggcagagagaggacaacacAGATGGTTCCATCACCGTCCACTCCTACCTGCCTCTGTCCTCAGGACCCAGCAAGGCTGGCCTCTATCTCTGCTGGGTCAACCACTCTTCCCTCAGCCACCCCATCACTGTCAATCACACAGTCATGTCCAATG GTTTCCCAGTGAGTTGGCTATATATTGTGGTCAGCATTGGAGTAGTCTTGATTCTAGTGGTCCTTATCGTCATGATCTTCAAGTGTACACAGTTCA AGAGAGTCAAACACCTTTTTCCTCTTGGAACATCCCAAGAACCTGTCCACACTGTCTCCTCCGTGACTGAGAACATCATCTACTCAACACTGGGAGACCATCATCCAATCACTCTCTCCACTGCTATACCAACATAG